From the Methanocaldococcus fervens AG86 genome, the window AAAATCCTCTTTTTTAACATTAAAAATCTTTGAGAGAGTTTCTCTACTGCAAAGATTACCAACAACTTCAAATCCATCTACATCTTTTATATAAACTGGTTTTCCATCATATTTTTTTAATATCCTTGAAATTCCAAACTTTTTATCGGCTTTCTCTATTATAATGGGGTTGAGCTTATTAATGATTTCTCTCATGATACCACCAAAGTTTTATATATTTCTTAGCCAATTTTAATATTAATCTTATTCTCTGCCTAAATATTTAAAGTGATAACATGCACAAAGAACAGTTAATGAAACTTCATCAATTTTTTGTTTATGTTGTAAAAGAAATTGTAAATGATGATTTTGGAAATAGAAATGATGAATGCAAAAAATTGCTTGAAATTTATGAGATGCTAGATATTCGTCCTCATCACATTCATCGACTTAAAAGCGAGCAAAAAGCGGCAATATTGTTATTATCTGCATGTGTTGCCAGTTATTTAGCCGATAATATGGATAATGTTCCCAAAAACTTAGCTAAAAAACTTGAAGAAAACGCTTTTAAACATCTAAACAGTTGTAAGAAAAACATTATTATATTGGAAGACGAAAATAATGGTAAAAATGTTGAGGAATAATTTAAAGGGTGATATTTTTATGTTTAATCCACAAAAATTTATTGAAGAGGCTGTGGAAGAAATAAAACAGCAAATTGGAGACAGAAAGGCAATAATTGCTTTAAGTGGAGGAGTAGATAGTTCTGTTGCTGCTGTTTTAACTC encodes:
- a CDS encoding UPF0058 family protein; its protein translation is MHKEQLMKLHQFFVYVVKEIVNDDFGNRNDECKKLLEIYEMLDIRPHHIHRLKSEQKAAILLLSACVASYLADNMDNVPKNLAKKLEENAFKHLNSCKKNIIILEDENNGKNVEE